The sequence GGAAGGAGTTCCCATGCGTCTCTGCCTGCTTCTGGCCTATGACGGCAGCCGCTACAGCGGCTGGCAAATCCAGGAAAGCCCCTCGCCCCCGCCCACCATTCAAGGCAGGGTGGAGCAGGCGCTCTCCCGCCTTTGCGCCGGAAGCATACGGGTCTTTGGTTCGGGGCGCACCGATGCCGGCGTGCATGCCCACGGGCAGGTAGCCCATGCGGACGTACCCGACAGGCGCGCCGGTCTGCCCTGGCGCCATGCCCTGAACAGCCTGCTGCCGCCGGATATTCGCGTGCTGCTGGCGGTTCCCGCCCCGACGGACTTTCATGCCCGCGTGGATGCCCTGCACAAGACCTACTGTTACGACTTCTGGCGGGAACCGGCCTTTGTGCCGCCCCGTCTGGCCCCCTTTGTGTGGGCATGCGGTCCGCTGGACCCCGGCCCCATGCGCGAGGCGCTGGTGCAGCTCACGGGGCAGCATGACTTCGCCAGCTTCCAGAATACGGGCACGCCGGTCCGGGACACGGTGCGCCGGGTGCTGCACGCCAGCCTGGAACCGCTGCCGGCCGTGCCCCTGTACCCGCCGCATGTGCCGGCCCTGCGCCTGCGCATCACGGCCACCGGCTTTCTCAAACAGATGGTCCGCAACGTGGCCGGCCTGCTGGCGGCCTGCGGACGCGGCCGTCTGGACAGCTCCCGGGTACCGGCGCTGCTGGCGGCCCGGGACCGTCGCGCCCTGCCCACGCCCACGGCGCCGCCGCAGGGGCTGGCCCTGACCCGCGTGGTCTACGCGCCCGGGCGCATTCCAGAGCTGGACGCCCTGTGGTCTGGCGACCATGGCGCAGTTCCGTCCCCCCCATCCGTCTGAAGCACGGCGCCCACAGCGCCCATCTGGCCCCCCGCGTGACGGCATGCTGTGCCGCTCCGACTTTCTGCTGCACGACAGCTCTGCCAGCCACGCCACCAGGGAACGCCCGGTGCCCGGTTGTGCGTGCTGAGCGCGGCTCCTGTTGCCGGCACGGCGACAGACGGGGTGGTCAGTTCCCGCATCAGACGCGTATGCAGATGGAATGTGGTTTGCCCGCGGGGAGCACGGGACCTGACCCCAGCGACGGCAAAACCTGGCTGCGAGACCTTCCCCCCGGCCTGGCCGTATGGACGGGAGCATGAGGAACATGGGGAGACACGACCCGCCCGGCTGTGCCCCTGCGCCTTCTTCCCGGCGGCTGCTCCCAGAAGCCGGGAAAACGCCGTAGCGGCTACGGCGTGCGGCGTCGCGCGCAGGCCCTACTTCACCGAGGCCGCAAAGGCATTGTAGCTTTTTTCCGCCTCCACATAGGCCGCATTGAGGGCCTTGCGCACCGCAGGGTGAAAGCCCTGGGACAGACCCACGGCCACGGCATCGGGAAAGGCGCGGGCCGTGCGCAGAAAGGCGCGCCACAGGCGCTCGCTTTCCCCCGGCACGGCAAAGGGCAGAAAGGCCGCCTCATCCAGAATGCCCTGCAATTCAGCATGCCAGGCCGTCAGACTCTGGGCATCTGCCTCATTTTCCCCCAGCAGGGCACGGGCATCCCGCATGCGGCGGAAGAACAGACGCACGGCCAGAATCTGCGGCCGGAGCGGATGGCCCTTGAGGGTCACGGCCTCGGCGGCACGGGCCTCGCTTTCCACCTCCTGGGCAATGCGCCGGCGGGCATCCTCGTAGGCTTCCCACTGCCGGGCAATGGATGTCAGCAGCTCCCGTCCCTTTTTGCCGTCATCCACAATGGTCTCGTCCAGCGCATAGTCCGTGAGGGCGGTGTAGAGCTGCCGCTCCCTGTCCACGGCGGCATCCATGGCCTTCAGGGATGCCGTGATGGCGTCGGCCGAGGCCTGGGGCCATACTGCCGGCGGTTTCAGGGCAGCCGTGCGGGCAAAGGCGGCAGGACGGGGCGTGAGCCTGGGCAGGGCGGCATGGCGCATGTAATGGTCTGCGCTGACGTACAGCCACAGGGCATAGCCGGCATCCTTGGACAGCATCCATTCCGTCATGGCATTGGCGTACTCCAGACAGACATTGGCGCGGCGCAGCTCTTCTTCGCCGGCGGGTGCTTCCTCCCGCATTTCGCGCCACTGCCGGGGCAGATAGGTGCGGGGAGCCGGCGCGGACGTATCTGCCTGTGTCGTCCCGGACGGGGCGACCTTTTCAGCAGACGGGGCCGGCTCCGCTGCCGGCGCAGCCGGCTTCTTTTCCCTGTCGCCAGTGTCGCAGGCAGCCAGTGCCAGCACGGGCAAAAGCGCCAGCAGCAGGGCCAGGCGGCGCAGAAACAGCCACGGCATCACAGGCGCTCCGCAATCCAGGCATTGAGCGCCGTCAGATCCGGCCCCCACGGAATGTCGCCGCCCTTCAGCTCCGGCCCCACACCGTAGAACTGCGTGCCCACGCTTTCGGCGGCATTGCGGTCCGTGAGGGCATCGCCCACCATGAGCACATCGGCCGGATCCAGGCCGGCCTGGCGCACGATCTGGGCCAGCCGTTCGGCCTTGGCCGGCGGCGAACCATACACGCCCGTAAACAGCGAAAACAGCCCCCGTTCCTGCAGGATGGTGCACAATTCTTCCGTGGGCGTCCCCGAACAGACATAGAGGGGCAGCCGCCCGTGCCAGTGCTCCAGCGTCTGCTGCGCTCCGGCAATGAGCGGACAGCGCCGCACCTCGTCCAGGGCATACTGCGCAAAGCGCTCGCCCCATTCCTGCGATTCCTCCGGGCTGATGTCCCTGCCCAGAATCTCGCGGAAG is a genomic window of uncultured Desulfovibrio sp. containing:
- the truA gene encoding tRNA pseudouridine(38-40) synthase TruA: MRLCLLLAYDGSRYSGWQIQESPSPPPTIQGRVEQALSRLCAGSIRVFGSGRTDAGVHAHGQVAHADVPDRRAGLPWRHALNSLLPPDIRVLLAVPAPTDFHARVDALHKTYCYDFWREPAFVPPRLAPFVWACGPLDPGPMREALVQLTGQHDFASFQNTGTPVRDTVRRVLHASLEPLPAVPLYPPHVPALRLRITATGFLKQMVRNVAGLLAACGRGRLDSSRVPALLAARDRRALPTPTAPPQGLALTRVVYAPGRIPELDALWSGDHGAVPSPPSV
- a CDS encoding HAD family hydrolase; amino-acid sequence: MSLQCLVFDCDGVILDSVPVKTRAFARLAEPYGEEARDRFVMYHTVHGGVSRYRKFQWFFREILGRDISPEESQEWGERFAQYALDEVRRCPLIAGAQQTLEHWHGRLPLYVCSGTPTEELCTILQERGLFSLFTGVYGSPPAKAERLAQIVRQAGLDPADVLMVGDALTDRNAAESVGTQFYGVGPELKGGDIPWGPDLTALNAWIAERL